The genomic interval ACCTCACAATCCCGCCTATGACATAAGAATCAAACGCCATAAGCGCAGAACCAATCATCTTCAGCGGTTTCACTATGATAACGGCATAAAGCTCATCGATGTAATAACTATTTTCCAGCAATTTGACTAGCTTAGGCATTTTTTCTTGCAGTACATCTTTGTTCACACTGTTTTTCCCATAGATGAGCCAGCCGATATAGATACCTAGAAGGCCAACCGCAATGGATGCAACAATGGCAATGCCGCTTTTATGCAGCGACTCTCCCTCATCGGTGATCCATGAGCCAAATGCTCCGTTCCATGGCGTCTCAATAAACCCGACAACAATGGCGAGAGCAGCCAGCACGATCATCGGCAGCGTCATCGAAACTGGTGATTCTTTCGCATGTGAAGAGGCCTCGTTTGGTTTTCCCATAAATACAAGAAAGAACAACCGAGACATATAAAGCGCCGTACAGAAAGCGGCTGCCAAACCTACAATAAATAGTAGTGGATTCGTCTCCCAAGCAACCGTCAAAATTAAATCCTTAGACCAAAAGCCGGATAATGGCGGAATGCCAGCAAGCGCTAAAGCGCCGATCGCGAACGTCCATGTCGTCACTTTCATTTTCGAGGCAAGTCCGCCCATCTCATGAATGTTCTGTGTATGTACCGCATGAATGATGCTGCCAGCACCAAGGAAGAGCAGCGCTTTGAAGAAAGCGTGCGTGAACAGGTGGAAGATGCCGCCTGTTAAGGAACCCAGACCGAGCGCCATCATCATATAACCCAACTGGCTGACCGTGGAATAGGCTAATATCCGTTTAATATCCTTTTGTACGAGTGCAATCGTCGCAGCGAATATAGCTGTAAAACCGCCTACATATGCGATGGTCTCCATAGCAGCTGCAGAATCCTGAAAAATATCATACGTTCGTGCAATAAGGAATACGCCTGCCGCAACCATAGTAGCAGCATGAATCAGTGCACTGATCGGTGTCGGGCCCTCCATTGCATCAGGAAGCCACACATGAAGCGGAAACTGGCCTGATTTGCCGATCGCGCCTACAAAAATAAGCAAAGCAATCAACGTCGTAATCCCGTTCGTAATTGCACCTGATTGCCCATCAAATACGCTTTGAATCGTAGTGAAATCAAGGGCATGATCCGGCATATACCAGAAAAGGAGCAAAATAGCGATCAGCAAGCCAACATCGCCGATTCTTGTCACAATAAATGCCTTCTTGGCCGCCGCTCGCGCTTTGGGCAATGTAAACCAGAAGCCAATTAGCAAGAACGAGCATACGCCAACTAGTTCCCAGAAAATATAAAGCGATAATAAATTATCGGATAATACAAGTCCCAGCATAGAAAATGTGAACAAGGCAACATAACCAAAAAACACAGTTATTCGCTCATCATTTTTCATATAGCCGGCCGAGTATACATTCACGAGAAAACTGACGAGTGTCACGACCACCAGCATAAGCGCTGTCAGGTTGGTCACCTCGAAACCAATCTTCAACGTATAATCTCCGATAGCAATCCAATCAAAGGAATAATTATAATCCACTTCATTGGTACCAAGTCGATCAATCATAATAAGCAAGGATAGAACGAAGGCGCCAAATGATCCAAGCGAGCCGATGATAACGCCCGCTCGTCGATAGCTGCGACCGAGCGCCGTCAAAACGAGGAATGCTGCCAGCGGAAACAGCGGAATTAACCAAGCCGTCTGTGAGTACATATTCATACGCCGCGCTACCTCCTCATTTTGTCAAACTCATCGACATTAACTGTCCCGCGCAATCTGAACAATGCTATTAATATAGCTACCCCAATCGCCGCTTCTGCCGCTGCAACTGTAATTGTAAATAATGAAAAAATTTGCCCCGTCAATGACGGAACAACACCGTATTTGGAGAAGGCAATAAGATTCAAGTTGACCGCGTTCAACATTAGCTCAAGCGAGAGCAGTACGACGACTGCATTTCTTTTCACTAATGCGCCATATAGCCCAATGCAAAACAAAATAGCCGCCATCGTTAAATAGGAAGGAAGCATGTAATTATTCCTCCTCCTTTTTGGCAAGTACGATTGCTCCAATAAATGCTACCGTCAGCAGCACCGAGAGCAGCTCGAACGGTATCACATACCCTGTATATAATAGCTCGCCAATTGCCATCGTATTGTCTTCTCCAGCTTGAAAAGACTGCGGCTCTGGAAAAGTTGTTGAACGGATCGCATAAAACAATAGGCCAAACAAGCTGAGCGCGCCTACGGCGGCAAGCGTTTCATGGAGCGGCTTCACCGGCTCACGCTCTCCTGGCTGATGCTTCGTCATCATAATGCCGAATATCATCAGAATCGAGACTGCTCCAGCATAGATAAGCACCTGAACAAATGCGACAAACTCAGCTTCCAGAAGCACGAACATTCCGGCTAAGCCTAGAAATACAGCAGCCATAGAGATGACCATATGTACGACCTTCTCTAAGCTGATCATTAGGACAGCGCCGCATATCATGATGGCTGAGAAGATAAAAAAAGCGACAAATTCGCCTGTAAAATCAATATTGAACAACTATTTTGCGCCCCCTTTGGCCGGCGCTCCGATATTGTTATTGTCCTGCCGAGTAAGTGTATTATTGTCTGTCAGCCATTCTG from Paenibacillus sp. FSL K6-3182 carries:
- the nuoL gene encoding NADH-quinone oxidoreductase subunit L; translated protein: MNMYSQTAWLIPLFPLAAFLVLTALGRSYRRAGVIIGSLGSFGAFVLSLLIMIDRLGTNEVDYNYSFDWIAIGDYTLKIGFEVTNLTALMLVVVTLVSFLVNVYSAGYMKNDERITVFFGYVALFTFSMLGLVLSDNLLSLYIFWELVGVCSFLLIGFWFTLPKARAAAKKAFIVTRIGDVGLLIAILLLFWYMPDHALDFTTIQSVFDGQSGAITNGITTLIALLIFVGAIGKSGQFPLHVWLPDAMEGPTPISALIHAATMVAAGVFLIARTYDIFQDSAAAMETIAYVGGFTAIFAATIALVQKDIKRILAYSTVSQLGYMMMALGLGSLTGGIFHLFTHAFFKALLFLGAGSIIHAVHTQNIHEMGGLASKMKVTTWTFAIGALALAGIPPLSGFWSKDLILTVAWETNPLLFIVGLAAAFCTALYMSRLFFLVFMGKPNEASSHAKESPVSMTLPMIVLAALAIVVGFIETPWNGAFGSWITDEGESLHKSGIAIVASIAVGLLGIYIGWLIYGKNSVNKDVLQEKMPKLVKLLENSYYIDELYAVIIVKPLKMIGSALMAFDSYVIGGIVRLTGTAVTSAGRVAARLQNGQVQTYGLAAVIGFVILVAAIVGRRFLP
- the nuoK gene encoding NADH-quinone oxidoreductase subunit NuoK — its product is MLPSYLTMAAILFCIGLYGALVKRNAVVVLLSLELMLNAVNLNLIAFSKYGVVPSLTGQIFSLFTITVAAAEAAIGVAILIALFRLRGTVNVDEFDKMRR
- a CDS encoding NADH-quinone oxidoreductase subunit J yields the protein MFNIDFTGEFVAFFIFSAIMICGAVLMISLEKVVHMVISMAAVFLGLAGMFVLLEAEFVAFVQVLIYAGAVSILMIFGIMMTKHQPGEREPVKPLHETLAAVGALSLFGLLFYAIRSTTFPEPQSFQAGEDNTMAIGELLYTGYVIPFELLSVLLTVAFIGAIVLAKKEEE